A genomic region of Myxosarcina sp. GI1 contains the following coding sequences:
- a CDS encoding cysteine desulfurase family protein, translating into MSQRPIYLDNHATTPVDERVLEAMIPYFTEKFGNPSSITHVYGWEAEAAVKQARETIANAISATPEEIVFTSGATEANNLAIKGVAEAYFSQGRHIITVQTEHSAVLDPCGYLETLGFEVTYLPVQSDGLIDLNKLETAIRDDTILVSVMAANNEIGVIQPLTEIGNICRDRNCLFHTDAAQAIAKIPLDVEEMKIDLMSLTAHKVYGPKGIGALYIRRRHPRVKIASQIQGGGQEKGRRSGTLYTPQIVGFGKAVELGLAEMRSESQRQFELRKKLWQMIKELPGIELNGHYQQRLSGNLNISIEGVDGSALLLGLQPTVALSSGSACSSVSTAPSHVLTALGRSQKLAYASLRFGIGRFNTAKEIETVGKATINTVKALRQANNSTLKV; encoded by the coding sequence ATGTCTCAACGACCTATATATTTAGATAATCACGCCACAACACCTGTAGATGAAAGAGTGTTAGAGGCAATGATTCCTTACTTTACAGAAAAATTTGGCAATCCTTCTAGCATTACTCATGTTTATGGTTGGGAAGCAGAAGCAGCAGTCAAGCAAGCCAGAGAAACTATTGCTAATGCAATTAGTGCTACTCCCGAAGAAATTGTCTTTACTAGCGGTGCTACCGAAGCCAATAATTTAGCTATTAAAGGTGTGGCAGAGGCTTACTTTAGCCAGGGAAGACATATTATTACCGTCCAAACCGAACATAGTGCCGTACTAGATCCCTGTGGTTATTTAGAAACGTTGGGGTTTGAAGTTACTTATTTACCAGTGCAGTCTGACGGGTTAATCGATCTCAACAAATTAGAAACGGCAATTCGCGACGATACAATTTTAGTTTCGGTAATGGCAGCTAATAACGAAATTGGCGTAATTCAACCTCTGACAGAAATTGGTAATATCTGTCGCGACCGCAACTGTTTATTTCATACTGATGCCGCACAGGCGATCGCTAAAATTCCTTTAGATGTAGAGGAAATGAAAATCGATCTAATGTCACTAACCGCTCATAAGGTATACGGTCCTAAAGGCATCGGTGCGTTATACATACGTCGTCGCCATCCCAGAGTTAAAATTGCCTCGCAAATTCAGGGAGGAGGACAAGAAAAAGGCAGGCGTTCTGGTACGCTTTACACCCCGCAAATTGTCGGCTTTGGTAAGGCAGTAGAGTTGGGACTAGCAGAGATGCGATCGGAGTCGCAGCGACAATTTGAGTTAAGAAAAAAGCTATGGCAAATGATAAAAGAATTGCCTGGAATTGAGTTAAATGGTCATTATCAGCAAAGATTATCGGGTAATTTAAATATTAGTATTGAAGGAGTAGACGGTTCGGCTTTGCTACTTGGTTTGCAGCCTACCGTAGCTTTGTCTTCTGGTTCGGCTTGTTCTAGTGTTTCTACGGCACCATCTCATGTGTTGACGGCATTGGGGCGATCGCAAAAGTTAGCTTATGCTTCTTTGCGTTTTGGTATCGGACGCTTTAATACTGCTAAGGAAATAGAAACCGTAGGCAAGGCAACGATAAACACAGTTAAGGCTTTACGACAGGCAAATAATAGCACTTTAAAAGTATGA
- a CDS encoding orange carotenoid protein N-terminal domain-containing protein, with the protein MSAATEKISTLRSLETDEQLAILWYAYQKIKGDLTPEPEREGENLGDTDSLVSNIKQMSEEEQLQVQRDFIAGSDRQEFQTYKSYSSNQKLYFWYQLAAAMEQNSVVSFPNDYSLSSGGKKLLGLLKEEDFTQQLVFIRDAVGVSTEETARV; encoded by the coding sequence ATGTCTGCGGCAACAGAAAAAATTTCCACTCTTCGTTCTTTAGAAACTGACGAACAGCTAGCAATTTTATGGTACGCTTACCAGAAAATAAAAGGAGATTTAACTCCCGAACCAGAACGTGAAGGAGAAAATTTAGGCGATACTGACAGCTTAGTCAGTAACATTAAACAAATGTCTGAAGAAGAACAGCTACAGGTACAGCGTGATTTTATCGCAGGTAGCGATCGCCAAGAATTTCAGACTTATAAATCTTATTCTTCTAATCAAAAGCTTTATTTTTGGTATCAGTTAGCAGCAGCAATGGAACAAAACTCTGTAGTGAGTTTTCCTAATGACTACAGCCTATCGTCTGGCGGTAAAAAACTGTTAGGGTTGCTTAAAGAAGAAGATTTTACCCAACAACTAGTATTTATCCGTGATGCTGTTGGCGTAAGTACTGAAGAAACAGCTAGAGTCTAA
- a CDS encoding DUF4278 domain-containing protein, giving the protein MKLNYRGVSYEYNPPVVEVGEGGVAGKFRGLDWRFRNLKKPPVLQPPVNLTYRGVAYNNRPVPTTDVREQVSVTEQARWLMLNKEKAAKNRTESMLRRSAHEVGLI; this is encoded by the coding sequence ATGAAACTTAATTATCGCGGTGTAAGTTACGAATACAACCCACCTGTGGTTGAAGTAGGCGAAGGCGGAGTTGCAGGTAAATTTCGCGGCTTGGACTGGAGATTTCGCAATCTCAAAAAACCCCCAGTGCTGCAACCACCTGTTAACCTCACCTATCGCGGCGTAGCTTATAACAACCGACCCGTACCAACTACAGATGTTCGAGAGCAGGTTTCTGTTACAGAACAGGCTCGTTGGTTGATGCTCAATAAAGAAAAAGCAGCTAAAAACCGCACTGAGTCTATGTTAAGACGTTCGGCGCATGAGGTCGGTCTTATTTAA
- the sufR gene encoding iron-sulfur cluster biosynthesis transcriptional regulator SufR: MTTTGLPSTKQSILQYLLKQDRATAKQLAEALKLTTQAIRRHLNELEAEEFIEYHAVQQGMGRPQHLYRLSDKGRDRLNPHRYGEFAVSFLDTLAETVGEEQVGKVLEKQWQRKANEYRDRVGGGSLLQRVTRLVHLRQEEGYMAELHTISQSPQKKFVLVEHNCAISEVAESYPSICGHELEMFAAVLPDCNIERTHWINNGEHRCGYSIEAK; encoded by the coding sequence ATGACGACCACTGGTTTACCGTCTACCAAACAAAGTATTTTACAATACCTACTCAAACAAGATCGAGCTACCGCCAAACAGTTGGCTGAAGCTTTAAAACTTACAACTCAAGCAATTCGCCGTCATTTAAATGAATTAGAAGCTGAAGAATTTATTGAATATCATGCGGTACAGCAAGGAATGGGAAGACCACAGCATCTGTATCGGCTAAGCGACAAAGGACGCGATCGCCTCAATCCCCATCGCTATGGAGAGTTTGCCGTGTCTTTTTTAGATACTTTAGCTGAAACCGTAGGTGAAGAACAGGTTGGTAAAGTTTTAGAAAAACAGTGGCAGCGAAAAGCAAACGAATATCGCGATCGCGTGGGTGGAGGTTCTCTGTTGCAGCGAGTAACCAGATTGGTACACTTAAGACAAGAAGAAGGCTATATGGCAGAACTGCATACAATTTCTCAGTCGCCACAAAAGAAATTTGTTTTAGTAGAACACAACTGCGCCATATCGGAAGTAGCAGAATCTTACCCTAGTATTTGCGGACACGAACTGGAAATGTTTGCCGCAGTTTTACCCGACTGCAATATCGAACGAACTCACTGGATCAATAACGGCGAACATCGCTGTGGTTATTCAATTGAAGCAAAGTAG
- the sufB gene encoding Fe-S cluster assembly protein SufB: MSATVKTLVNQPYKYGFVTDIEADTIPRGLSEEVIRLISAKKNEPEFMLEFRLKAYRQWQKMSEPKWSQAKYPAIDYQNIIYYSAPKKKKQEKLGSLEEVDPALLDTFEKLGIPLSEQKRLSNVAVDAIFDSVSVATTFKEKLAEEGVIFCSISEALQEHPELVQKYLGSVVPVGDNYFAALNSAVFSDGSFVFIPKGVTCPMELSTYFRINTGDTGQFERTLIVAEEGASVSYLEGCTAPMFDTNQLHAAVVELVALDNADIKYSTVQNWFAGDEQGKGGIYNFVTKRGLCKGVNSKISWTQVETGSAITWKYPSCVLVGDNSVGEFYSIALTNNQQQADTGTKMIHIGKNTRSTIIAKGISAGNSQSSYRGLVKIGAKAAGARNYSQCDSMLIGDNAEANTFPYIQVDNNTAKLEHEASTAKIGEEQLFYLAQRGISEEDAVTMMVSGFCKDVLNELPMEFAAEADKLLSLKLEGTVG; this comes from the coding sequence ATGAGTGCCACAGTCAAAACTTTAGTCAATCAACCATATAAATACGGCTTTGTAACTGATATTGAAGCAGATACCATTCCTCGCGGCTTAAGCGAAGAAGTAATTCGTCTAATTTCAGCCAAAAAAAACGAGCCAGAGTTTATGCTAGAGTTTCGCCTCAAAGCTTATCGACAGTGGCAAAAGATGAGCGAACCCAAGTGGTCGCAAGCAAAGTATCCCGCGATCGACTATCAAAATATCATTTATTATTCTGCACCTAAGAAGAAGAAACAGGAAAAGTTAGGCAGTCTAGAAGAAGTAGACCCTGCTTTACTCGATACCTTTGAAAAACTTGGCATTCCCCTTTCCGAACAAAAAAGACTTAGTAATGTTGCGGTAGACGCTATCTTTGACAGCGTATCGGTAGCGACGACTTTTAAAGAAAAACTAGCAGAAGAAGGGGTGATTTTCTGCTCGATTTCTGAAGCTTTGCAGGAACATCCAGAACTGGTGCAAAAATATCTTGGTAGCGTGGTTCCTGTAGGAGACAACTATTTTGCTGCTTTAAACTCCGCTGTATTTAGCGATGGCTCGTTTGTCTTTATTCCCAAAGGCGTAACTTGCCCGATGGAACTGTCTACTTATTTCCGCATCAATACTGGCGATACGGGACAGTTCGAGCGTACCCTAATCGTAGCCGAAGAAGGAGCGAGCGTTAGCTACTTAGAAGGCTGTACCGCACCGATGTTCGATACCAATCAACTTCATGCTGCGGTAGTAGAACTAGTAGCCTTAGACAATGCCGACATTAAATACTCTACCGTTCAAAACTGGTTTGCTGGCGACGAACAAGGCAAAGGCGGTATTTACAACTTTGTAACCAAACGTGGTTTGTGCAAAGGAGTCAATTCTAAAATTTCTTGGACGCAGGTAGAAACTGGTTCGGCAATTACCTGGAAATATCCAAGCTGTGTCTTAGTTGGCGATAATTCGGTAGGAGAATTTTATTCGATCGCCCTAACTAATAACCAGCAACAAGCCGATACTGGTACGAAGATGATTCATATTGGCAAAAACACTCGCAGTACGATCATTGCCAAAGGTATTTCCGCTGGTAATTCTCAAAGTAGCTATCGAGGCTTGGTCAAAATTGGTGCCAAAGCCGCAGGTGCGCGTAACTATTCTCAATGCGACTCGATGCTAATTGGCGATAATGCCGAAGCCAATACCTTTCCCTATATTCAAGTAGATAACAACACCGCCAAATTAGAACACGAAGCTTCTACCGCCAAAATTGGTGAAGAACAATTGTTTTATTTGGCTCAAAGGGGTATTTCAGAAGAAGATGCCGTCACTATGATGGTTAGCGGTTTCTGTAAAGACGTTTTAAATGAATTACCGATGGAGTTTGCTGCCGAAGCAGATAAATTACTAAGCCTCAAACTAGAAGGTACTGTCGGCTAA
- a CDS encoding phosphate/phosphite/phosphonate ABC transporter substrate-binding protein, with translation MNFKKICIIAILFVVSGCSRTSEQTDIYKLSIGVVRYEAQDNTLEKYIDFKQYLETQLNCIVEVEPVYNEVKALQQIAQKKWDLVFAPSGLAAIAISRYNYLPLVPLESLRQTRSVIAVRQDSKFESHQDLAGEVIALGQRGSATGYYLPIYNLYGLHFSEIKFAPTPSTILTWLDEEKIAAGALSMEEFQRYRQNFKPNSFKVIYVDYHDVPPGAILIGDRIERNLQQQIEQKLAETPSFIAGSMGFLPNEEPPNYDYLVKVIERVRPIAENINDKPALLYQPK, from the coding sequence ATGAATTTTAAAAAAATATGTATAATAGCTATCTTATTCGTAGTTTCGGGCTGTAGCCGCACTTCCGAACAAACAGATATTTATAAGCTAAGTATTGGGGTGGTTAGGTATGAAGCGCAAGATAATACCTTAGAAAAATATATTGATTTCAAACAATATTTAGAAACGCAGCTTAACTGCATCGTAGAAGTAGAACCTGTTTATAATGAAGTCAAGGCTTTACAACAGATTGCACAGAAAAAGTGGGACTTGGTTTTTGCTCCTTCTGGATTAGCAGCGATCGCTATTTCTCGTTACAATTATCTACCTTTAGTACCTCTCGAAAGTTTACGACAAACACGCTCGGTTATAGCTGTCAGGCAAGATTCAAAATTTGAAAGCCATCAGGATTTAGCAGGGGAGGTAATCGCTCTAGGTCAACGGGGTTCGGCGACTGGCTATTATTTACCGATCTACAATTTATATGGCTTGCATTTTTCCGAAATTAAATTCGCGCCTACACCTAGTACTATTTTGACCTGGCTAGATGAAGAAAAGATTGCGGCAGGTGCGCTGTCAATGGAAGAGTTTCAACGCTATCGACAAAATTTTAAACCCAATAGTTTTAAAGTCATTTATGTAGACTATCATGACGTACCCCCTGGAGCGATTTTAATAGGCGATCGCATCGAACGCAATTTGCAACAACAGATCGAACAAAAGTTAGCCGAAACACCTTCGTTTATTGCAGGTTCTATGGGTTTTTTGCCTAATGAAGAACCACCCAACTACGATTACTTAGTTAAAGTTATCGAGCGAGTTCGTCCAATTGCCGAAAATATTAACGACAAACCAGCACTCTTATATCAACCAAAATAA
- a CDS encoding DUF3365 domain-containing protein, translating into MFNNLKLGVKLNLLLAAILLLLMITIGATLSIVIQGYAEEVVTEKALLLIETMNSVRNYTSTQVNPELASRLETEELFLPQTVPAYSSREVFEYLRNSDRYRNFFYKEATLNPTNLRDKADSFEAEIINSFRNDSQQQQQGFRNIPGGEIFYIARPLSVTKESCLRCHGSPEEAPASLLATYGTDNGFGWKLNEIVGAQVISVPASQVLEDARRLRLLVVGKILIFLVLAVVLLNVFLKFVITNPINEMSHLSKKLSMGDLDVEFEQKSNDEIGILAASLNRLKASLKIAMEMLDSK; encoded by the coding sequence ATGTTTAATAATCTTAAGCTAGGGGTCAAACTAAACCTGCTTTTAGCCGCGATTTTATTATTACTGATGATAACGATAGGAGCGACGCTATCAATAGTCATACAAGGTTATGCTGAAGAAGTAGTGACCGAAAAAGCCTTGTTGTTGATCGAAACAATGAATTCAGTTCGTAACTATACCAGCACTCAAGTTAATCCAGAATTAGCTTCGAGGCTAGAAACTGAAGAATTATTTTTGCCCCAAACTGTCCCTGCATATTCGAGTCGAGAAGTATTTGAATATCTTAGAAATAGCGATAGATACAGAAACTTTTTTTACAAGGAAGCTACTTTAAATCCTACCAATCTGAGAGATAAAGCCGATAGTTTTGAAGCAGAAATTATCAATTCTTTTAGAAATGATTCCCAGCAACAACAACAAGGCTTTCGTAATATACCTGGAGGAGAAATTTTTTATATCGCTCGCCCTCTAAGTGTCACGAAAGAAAGTTGTCTTAGGTGTCATGGCAGTCCCGAAGAAGCTCCTGCTAGCTTACTTGCTACTTATGGAACTGATAATGGTTTTGGCTGGAAGCTTAACGAAATTGTTGGAGCGCAAGTTATTTCGGTACCTGCAAGTCAGGTGTTAGAGGATGCCAGACGTTTGCGTTTGCTAGTTGTAGGTAAGATATTAATTTTTTTGGTACTTGCTGTAGTTTTATTAAATGTTTTCCTTAAGTTCGTTATTACTAATCCCATCAATGAAATGTCTCATTTATCTAAAAAGCTAAGTATGGGGGATTTAGACGTAGAATTCGAGCAAAAAAGCAATGACGAAATTGGTATATTAGCAGCTTCTCTCAATCGTCTAAAAGCCAGTCTTAAAATAGCAATGGAAATGCTGGATTCTAAATAA